Proteins found in one Sorghum bicolor cultivar BTx623 chromosome 1, Sorghum_bicolor_NCBIv3, whole genome shotgun sequence genomic segment:
- the LOC8059968 gene encoding uncharacterized protein LOC8059968, translated as MEPARESAKDSRPRGAISGAEDKRERTGSRQPFGRLRRCSSSTLDELLPAGELHPRPASVAPPLLVPCSSPTRRSSSSPARREAARPWKLLVAKLLVPGSCLSSTAYPSPPATRSLQDSPALLPALSPALRFPCSLPCSSPCLMSSTENGTEGSNILKRNSDDVGWEYGVLVDGNNKDKVKCKLCDKEMRGGIHRLKQHLAHEGKNVKKCTARTPQATEAKEKCKKALADAKRKREEKTVRELEIREEVHVSRVGADSDEVTCVGSSEPHKLGPIDKWTRVIDPKATMSESLKQQQLNKELWKERTNEVHKYIAKWAYTHAIAFNALDNDEFKQMCEAIGQFGPGFVPPTQDALRGKLLEEEYERTKSLLQEREAEKMKNGCSIMTDAWSDRKRRSIMNVCTNCAEGTSFISSKEMSDVSHTSELIFELVDKAIEEIGPDNVVQVVTDNASNNMGAKRLLEEKRPHIFWTSCAAHTINLMLQGIGNMPRFKKVVDQAKAFTIFAYGHTRTLECLRCFTEGKEVVRPRVTRFASNFLTLASMQEKKDQLRKMVVHSKWDTLKDVKSKKEKEATATILSPSFWRDVKLTLAVFEPLVKVLRLVDGDVRPSLGFVYGELLKAKKQIKDAFGTVEARFKDVIAVVEKKMNERLDSPLHLTAYLLNPHYSYSDPSIFDQPKISEGFIVCVEKFYYHDEDMQHQAANIELKKFQNREGPFSKKLARTFENFDYNPGRASWWRLYGYETPALQKMATRILSLTSSSSGCERNWSGFEAIHTKKRNRLTTARLNKLVYIQFNSKLLSKREKIKSKKIIDVLLSSDTCEAQGFLQEGGDDCALVEFRDGEEDEMEGTGIPWSVIGEAVGADEQLERRRSARVRELYEGEEFESEEEEYEDENRDYSEEEI; from the exons ATGGAACCTGCGCGCGAGTCCGCAAAGGATTCCCGCCCGCGCGGCGCGATTTCGGGCGCGGAGGATAAGAGGGAGAGGACGGGTTCCCGCCAGCCATTTGGTCGTCTCCGCCGGTGCTCCTCCTCGACGCTGGACGAGCTCCTCCCCGCCGGCGAGCTCCACCCGCGGCCAGCCAGTGTTGCTCCTCCCCTCCTTGTCCCGTGCTCCTCCCCCACCCGCCGGTCTTCCTCCTCCCCTGCTCGTCGCGAAGCTGCTCGTCCCTGGAAGCTGCTCGTCGCGAAGCTGCTCGTCCCCGGAAGCTGCTTGTCTTCGACGGCGTACCCCTCCCCGCCGGCCACCCGAAGCCTCCAAG ATTCCCCTGCTCTTCTCCCTGCTCTCTCCCCTGCTCTCAGATTCCCCTGCTCTCTCCCCTGTTCCTCTCCTTGCCT GATGTCATCAACTGAGAATGGAACAGAGGGATCAAATATCCTCAAAAGGAATTCGGATGATGTTGGATGGGAATATGGTGTTCTTGTTGATGGTAACAATAAGGACAAGGTGAAGTGCAAGCTTTGTGATAAGGAGATGAGGGGAGGGATTCATAGGTTGAAGCAACATTTGGCTCATGAGGGAAAGAATGTGAAGAAATGCACAGCTAGAACACCACAGGCTACGGAGGCTAAAGAGAAGTGCAAAAAGGCACTAGCTGATGCAAAAAGGAAGAGGGAGGAGAAGACGGTTCGTGAGCTAGAAATTAGAGAGGAAGTTCATGTATCTAGGGTTGGAGCAGATTCAGATGAAGTCACCTGTGTTGGAAGTTCAGAGCCCCACAAGTTAGGACCCATTGACAAATGGACACGTGTTATTGATCCTAAAGCtaccatgtctgaatctttgaaGCAACAACAGCTGAACAAGGAACTTTGGAAAGAAAGAACCAATGAGGTGCATAAGTACATTGCAAAATGGGCCTATACACATG CTATTGCTTTCAATGCACTTGATAATGATGAGTTCAAGCAAATGTGTGAAGCAATTGGACAGTTTGGTCCAGGTTTTGTACCTCCAACTCAGGATGCACTGCGGGGGAAGTTGCTAGAAGAAGAATATGAAAGAACAAAGAGTTTGCTGCAGGAGCGTGAAGCCGAGAAGATGAAAAATGGTTGCTCTATTATGACTGATGCTTGGTCAGATAGGAAGAGGAGAAGCATAATGAATGTGTGCACCAATTGTGCTGAGGGAACATCCTTCATCAGCTCTAAGGAGATGTCAGATGTCTCACATACCAGTGAGCTCATCTTTGAACTTGTGGACAAAGCAATTGAAGAGATTGGTCCAGACAATGTGGTGCAAGTAGTGACTGACAATGCCTCTAACAACATGGGAGCAAAGAGGCTATTGGAAGAGAAGAGACCACATATATTTTGGACATCTTGTGCAGCTCACACAATCAACCTTATGCTGCAAGGAATtggcaacatgcctcggttcaaGAAAGTGGTTGACCAAGCAAAGGCATTTACCATATTTGCCTATGGCCACACAAGGACATTGGAGTGCTTGAGATGCTTCACAGAGGGGAAAGAGGTAGTGAGGCCAAGAGTCACTAGGTttgcttcaaactttctcaCTTTGGCTAGCATGCAAGAGAAGAAGGACCAGTTAAGGAAGATGGTGGTTCATAGTAAGTGGGACACATTGAAGGATGTGAaatcaaagaaagaaaaagaggcaACAGCAACTATATTGAGTCCAAGCTTTTGGAGGGATGTGAAGCTAACATTGGCTGTTTTTGAGCCATTGGTCAAAGTCCTCCGTTTGGTTGATGGTGATGTGAGACCATCCTTGGGTTTCGTTTATGGAGAACTACTAAAGGCAAAGAAACAGATCAAAGATGCATTTGGAACTGTTGAGGCTCGGTTCAAGGATGTAATTGCTGTTGTTGAGAAGAAGATGAATGAAAGACTTGATTCTCCATTGCATTTGACAGCCTATTTGTTGAATCCTCACTATAGCTATAGTGACCCATCAATATTTGATCAGCCCAAAATATCAGAAGGGTTCATAGTTTGTGTTGAGAAATTTTATtaccatgatgaggacatgcaGCATCAGGCTGCCAACATTGAACTAAAGAAGTTTCAGAATAGAGAAGGACCCTTTAGCAAAAAGCTTGCTAGGACTTTTGAAAATTTTGATTACAACCCAGGTAGAG CATCATGGTGGAGATTGTATGGATATGAAACACCAGCTTTACAGAAGATGGCGACAaggatcctatctttgacatcAAGCTCTTCTGGTTGTGAAAGAAATTGGAGTGGGTTTGAAGCG ATACACACTAAGAAGAGGAATAGGCTTACTACAGCCCGCCTCAACAAGCTGGTGTATATCCAATTCAACTCCAAGCTGCTTAGTAAGAGAGAAAAGATCAAGTCAAAGAAAATCATTGATGTTCTTTTATCTAGTGATACATGTGAAGCTCAAGGTTTTCTCCAAGAAGGTGGGGATGATTGTGCATTGGTTGAATTTAGAGATGGGGaggaagatgagatggaaggtACAGGGATACCTTGGTCTGTCATTGGAGAGGCAGTGGGAGCAGATGAACAGCTTGAGAGGCGTAGAAGTGCAAGAGTGAGGGAGCTCTATGAAGGAGAAGAATTTGAGTCTGAAGAAGAAGAGTATGAAGATGAGAATAGGGACTACAGTGAAGAAGAAATATGA